The Phormidium sp. PBR-2020 DNA segment GCTCATGGCCGTAGACATCCCCTTGACCACATCCCTATCATTGCGCACAGTTCCCGCAGGGATGCCATAGGCAATTCCCGGTATCAGGAAACCCAGGGCAATCAAAATTACAATGCCGTTGAGGAAGGGAGACGGCACAAGGCTGCCCGTCTCCGGATCGCGCAGAACGGCATTGGGCGGAAGTACCAAAATGGCGAGCAGAGCTAACACTGCCAACAGAGCATACAGGGCCCAGCGCAGCCCCTTGCGCTCGGGAGCCGTGAGGGTATGTTCATCCTCTGGGGTGCGATCGCCCCTATAGTCACCCAGACGAGGCTCCACTACCTTGTCGGTAATCCACCACCCCACCAGGGTAATAACAAAGGTTGACGCCGCCATAAAGTAGTAGTTGCCAGTGGGATTGACCACATAATCCGCGTCGATCAACCCTGCGGCATCCTGACTAATCCCGGCCAGCAATGGGTCTAGGGTCCCTATGAGCAGATTGGCACTAAACCCGCCTGAAACCCCGGCAAACGCCGCCGCCAGCCCAGCAATCGGATGGCGACCCACCGCCGCAAACAGCATCGCCGCGAGGGGCGTTAACACCACGTATCCAGCATCGGACGCGAGGTTCGACATCACCCCCAAAAACACAATTCCAGGGCTTATCAGAGCCAGCGGTGTCACCGACACTCCCCAGCGCAAAGCGGCCGACAGCAGCCCAGTATATTCGCACAGACCTACCCCCAGCATAGCCACCAGCACCGGCCCCAACGGAGGAAACTGCACAAAGTTCTGCACGGCCTCGGTGACCATTTGTCGCAATCCCTCGGCAGACAGCAACGACAGGGCTGTCACCGTTTCTTCCGTTGCCGGATGCACTACAGAAAGCCCCGCCGCCGCCGCCAAGGCGCTCAAGAGAATCACCCCGATCGCCAGAATCAGGAATAGAGTCACGGGGTCGGGTAGGGCATTGCCAACCCGTTCGATCCAACCCAGAACCCGATCTAAACGACTCAATGTCTCCCCAGAAGGGCGGGGAGATTCAGATGGAGGGGAGTTGTTGTCGTCCATAGATGGCTCGCCCTGAATGAGTCGTGAGAGAAGCTGGGGGAATTATCTATGTATAGCAATCTATAGCAAAAATGCAAAACGAGCAGTTCCCGAATTGGAAACCACTCGTTTATACTTTGGAACGGGCTAGGAGGGATTCGAACCCCCGACACCGTGGTCCGTAGCCACGTGCTCTAGTCCACTGAGCTACAAGCCCTTGCGTTGTTCGCTAGGAAACCATCATAACTTAAAAAAATCGATGACGCAACCCCCCCAGCCTAAAAAAAATTTAACCCACCTCGACGATCGCGGCGAAGCCCGGATGGTGGATGTCTCAGACAAAGCCGTCACGGTGCGAGAAGCCACCGCTGAGGGCTATGTACGCATGAAGCAAGAGACCTTCGAGGCGATCGCCGCCGGAAATGCCCCTAAAGGGGATGTGTTGGGGACGGCAAAACTGGCGGGCATCATGGGCGCTAAACAGACGGCCCAGCTCATCCCCCTCTGTCATCCTCTACCCCTGAAAAAAATTGATGTCCAGATTGAGGATGCGCCCGATTTGCCTGGCTATCGCATCGAAGCAACGGTGAAGACCAAATCAGAAACGGGAGTGGAAATGGAAGCCTTAACGGCGGTTTCAGTTGCTGCTCTGACCCTCTATGACATGGCGAAGGCTCTGGAGAAAACGCTACAGATTGAGGGCATTCGGTTGTTGCGCAAGAGTAAATGAGATGGGAAGAGGGGGGAACCACGGAGTCACAGAGGACACGGAGGAGGGGAGGAG contains these protein-coding regions:
- a CDS encoding AbgT family transporter, which encodes MDDNNSPPSESPRPSGETLSRLDRVLGWIERVGNALPDPVTLFLILAIGVILLSALAAAAGLSVVHPATEETVTALSLLSAEGLRQMVTEAVQNFVQFPPLGPVLVAMLGVGLCEYTGLLSAALRWGVSVTPLALISPGIVFLGVMSNLASDAGYVVLTPLAAMLFAAVGRHPIAGLAAAFAGVSGGFSANLLIGTLDPLLAGISQDAAGLIDADYVVNPTGNYYFMAASTFVITLVGWWITDKVVEPRLGDYRGDRTPEDEHTLTAPERKGLRWALYALLAVLALLAILVLPPNAVLRDPETGSLVPSPFLNGIVILIALGFLIPGIAYGIPAGTVRNDRDVVKGMSTAMSAMGYYIVLSFVAAQFIAYFSWSNLGVIFAVNGANLLEASGFTGIALLLSFVLLSAFINLFIGSASAQWAIMAPIFVPMLMLLGYTPELTQLVFRIGDSASNIITPLMVYFPLIVAFGQRFDKNLKIGTLIATMLPYSVAFLISWALFFVLWFVLGLPLGPGAGVRLP
- the moaC gene encoding cyclic pyranopterin monophosphate synthase MoaC, whose translation is MTQPPQPKKNLTHLDDRGEARMVDVSDKAVTVREATAEGYVRMKQETFEAIAAGNAPKGDVLGTAKLAGIMGAKQTAQLIPLCHPLPLKKIDVQIEDAPDLPGYRIEATVKTKSETGVEMEALTAVSVAALTLYDMAKALEKTLQIEGIRLLRKSK